A window of Macrobrachium rosenbergii isolate ZJJX-2024 chromosome 15, ASM4041242v1, whole genome shotgun sequence contains these coding sequences:
- the LOC136846298 gene encoding uncharacterized protein, whose protein sequence is MLGRSRVILVDAGQKSSHFGGCWAEVESFWWMLGRIESFWWMLSRIESFWWMLSRIDSFWWMLGRSRFILVDAEQKSIHFEVDSFWWMLSRIDSFWWMLGRIDSFWWMLGRSRFILVDAEQKSIHFGGC, encoded by the exons ATGCTGGGCAGAAGTCGAGTCATTTTGGTGGATGCTGGGCAGAAGTCGAGTCATTTTGGTGGATGCTGGGCAGAAGTCGAGTCATTTTGGTGGATGCTGGGCAGAA TCGAGTCATTTTGGTGGATGCTGAGCAGAA TCGAGTCATTTTGGTGGATGCTGAGCAGAA TCGATTCATTTTGGTGGATGCTGGGCAGAAGTCGATTCATTTTGGTGGATGCTGAGCAGAAGTCGATTCATTTTG AAGTCGATTCATTTTGGTGGATGCTGAGCAGAA TCGATTCATTTTGGTGGATGCTGGGCAGAA TCGATTCATTTTGGTGGATGCTGGGCAGAAGTCGATTCATTTTGGTGGATGCTGAGCAGAAGTCGATTCATTTTGGTGGATGCTGA